Proteins encoded by one window of Rutidosis leptorrhynchoides isolate AG116_Rl617_1_P2 chromosome 7, CSIRO_AGI_Rlap_v1, whole genome shotgun sequence:
- the LOC139859836 gene encoding WAT1-related protein At5g40230-like has protein sequence MLEYIGMVAAQVIQVLHMMVSKSAIADGMSNYSFIFYINLLASLILFPLSRIFNRSPDRPKLSFIVVCGFFILGLLGFFAQVFGFSGISYSSATLATTLLNLTPGFTFLLAILCRKETININSFSTRVKFIGTVVTISGAIIITLYKGLPILSPPLKSEISKHLQPSNWVLGGIFLFITCVFSSVYVILQAFVLKKYPALMIVIFIYCFMCSVLSGATSLIVKDDLSSFSLQPKKRMLYVLYSGIFGSAFHVTVLSWCVQRKGPLFVAMFQPVGIVISTFIGVIFLGDGFYVGSLLGSIVVVIGFYMVMWGKAAEENSVLVSKLANEAEPLLQDGNPLNLNELSLV, from the exons ATGTTGGAATACATAGGCATGGTGGCAGCCCAGGTAATACAAGTGTTGCATATGATGGTAAGCAAGTCCGCAATTGCAGATGGCATGTCAAATTACTCTTTCATTTTCTACATAAACCTACTCGCTTCACTAATCCTTTTTCCCCTTTCCCGCATTTTCaacag ATCGCCAGATCGTCCTAAACTTAGCTTCATTGTCGTATGTGGATTTTTCATTCTTGGTCTTCTTGG CTTCTTTGCACAGGTATTTGGTTTTTCTGGTATCTCATATTCCTCCGCTACTCTTGCAACAACTTTGCTCAACCTTACTCCAGGTTTTACTTTTCTACTTGCCATCTTATGCAG gaAGGAAACAATCAACATTAATAGCTTCAGCACACGGGTAAAATTCATAGGAACCGTAGTGACAATTTCAGGGGCTATCATCATAACTTTATACAAAGGCCTCCCGATCCTATCACCTCCTTTAAAATCAGAAATTTCTAAACATCTTCAACCATCAAACTGGGTACTTGGAGGAATATTTCTATTTATCACATGTGTATTTTCTTCTGTCTATGTCATTTTACAG GCATTCGTCCTTAAGAAATATCCTGCATTGATGATTGTGATCTTCATTTACTGCTTCATGTGTTCCGTTTTATCAGGCGCAACTTCTTTGATTGTGAAGGATGACCTCAGTAGTTTTAGTTTACAGCCTAAGAAGAGGATGCTTTACGTCCTCTATTCG GGGATTTTTGGGTCTGCTTTTCATGTCACGGTTTTGAGTTGGTGCGTACAAAGGAAAGGACCGCTTTTTGTTGCTATGTTTCAGCCGGTGGGAATCGTTATTTCAACTTTCATCGGTGTCATTTTCTTAGGCGACGGCTTCTATGTTGGAAG TTTGTTGGGAtcaattgttgttgttattgggttcTACATGGTGATGTGGGGAAAGGCGGCAGAAGAAAATAGTGTGCTGGTTTCGAAGTTGGCTAACGAAGCGGAACCTCTCTTACAAGAT GGTAATCCTTTAAACCTTAATGAATTGTCGCTGGTGTGA